The proteins below are encoded in one region of Silene latifolia isolate original U9 population chromosome 2, ASM4854445v1, whole genome shotgun sequence:
- the LOC141644000 gene encoding 3-hydroxyisobutyryl-CoA hydrolase-like protein 1, mitochondrial, which translates to MEMINKCFGCDSVEGIIDALENKASGADKVWSNSVVKKLKTASPLCLKVALKSIRLGRSQTIEQCLVREYWMTVQAFHGLVSKDFYEGVRSRLVDKTFSPKWNPASLDQVSEERVNQYFSALSPTELPLELPVDILQPSTIRFENCFGSKKSYNLVQARL; encoded by the exons ATGGAGATGATAAATAAGTGCTTCGGATGTGATTCAGTTGAGGGTATTATTGATGCCTTG GAAAACAAAGCTAGTGGAGCAGACAAGGTCTGGAGTAACTCAGTTGTAAAGAAGCTCAAAACAGCCTCACCTTTATGCTTAAAAGTTGCCCTTAAATCG ATTAGACTAGGTAGATCCCAAACCATTGAGCAATGCTTGGTTCGTGAATATTGGATGACCGTCCAAGCCTTTCATGGTCTCGTTTCCAAGGATTTCTATGAG GGTGTTCGATCGCGATTAGTggataaaacattttcacccaaG TGGAATCCAGCATCGTTAGACCAAGTATCTGAAGAGAGGGTGAATCAATATTTCTCGGCATTGAGTCCGACTGAACTACCTCTTGAACTACCCGTCGATATCTTGCAACCTTCAACGATTAG GTTTGAGAACTGTTTTGGTTCCAAGAAATCTTACAATCTTGTACAAGCAAGACTATGA